The following nucleotide sequence is from Pelecanus crispus isolate bPelCri1 chromosome 31, bPelCri1.pri, whole genome shotgun sequence.
CTAGCCAGTTATGCCTGCACTTCAGTTCATAGTCCCTAAAAGAACAAATGCGCTGTAGATCGTATGTGGTGTCTGATACCTCCCAGCCCAAGTCTGGGATAATATCAACCATCTGGATGATGTGAGACACCCCACTCCAGCTCTGAGGTGTCAGCTATTTCAGGGAAGCGGCATAGGAGTATTGTCTTACTACACGCATGGGAGAGGCATGTTCAGTCTCTCCCAGATCATGGAGCCAGTGCCTGTGGAGAGCAAGAGCCTGTGCAAATGGGTTTGCAGGTTGTAAATTTGCAGAGTGTGTAGATCACTGCACAGATCTCCACTTCTCATGTGCAGTAACTTGCTCCTAGCTCATTGAGCTTTGGTTTGCAGTTCTCGAACCAGTGTACCTATTGTCCTCCTGAATAAATCGCTGCCCACGATACCCATGAGTATGCTCTGTGAGTATGCAACACAACTGAAATTTGGTAACTGTAAAGCATGTCTGTGCCCGGAGGAGGTGGTAGCAATAACTCAAGACCCTGTCCTCACTGTTGTAAGGGACTTTGAGACTTTAACCTAGAGCTCAGCTTTCTGTTTTGGATTCAGCTAACACATATGGCTTTCTTCCCTCTATGGAAAGATTATACTTGTGGGGATAATCAGTGTGTTTGCTCCCACCTCTTCCTTGCAGGTGAAGTGCCTATCACCATCAGCATTGAACCGTCGTTTGTCCTTGTTGGAGAGCAAGTGACTCTGTCCTGCCAGCTGACAGACAGCGTTCCCTCTAATACGAGTGTGCTTTGgtacaaaatggaaaaggggAGGGATGCACCACTGTGCTTTTCCTCCAGCCTGGGTGGGGTGGTGGAGCAGTGCCAGGATGAAGAACAGCAGAGGATTGTGGGACACTGGCAGAGAAGATCACTTCTTCTGGTTATCCGGCACGTGCAGTCAGCCGATGAGGGGACGTATGTTTGTGCAGTGAACAGCAGTGTTGTCACACAGGAGGCTGCTGCTCACCTTGATGTTACAGGTAAGCAGGGAGATTTTCACAGTGAAATGCAACCTGCTATGACCATGCTGAGTTCAGTTCCCATTGTGACTCTGTGGCTCTGCCTATTCCTTGCTGGACAGCTGAGactttgtcatggtttaaccccagtaggcagcCCCATCACACAGCCGCTTGTTCACTCCCTGCCTTggtggggtggaggagaggatcagaagagtaaaagtacaaaactcatgggctgagataaagacagcttaataggtaaagcaaaagctgtgcaagcAAGTAGAGCAAAaatgaggaattcattcactacccATCAGAAAGCAGgcgttcagccatctccaggaaagcagggctccacagaatcacagaattctttgggttggaagggacctttagaggtcatctagcccaacccccatGCAATGAGCAGGGAACATCACGTGTAACAATTACTTGGGGAAATGGGGAAACATGCAGACATGCAGGAAGTAGCTGGAAAGACTTGCTTCAATTCTGAACATCTAAAAGCTGGGCACCGAGGGGGACAGGGCGTGGCTTGTCATGTGGGAAATAGTGTGACAGGGAACTGCATTAAGATGCTGAATATCCCTATATGCACAACCTATAGTTGGTTTTCTATTCTGGGATTATGAATGTTCAGCTTCTCCAGCTAGGGCTGTCttgctttgtaaaatgaaaaaacagttgCTCAGAGCTATTAGGGAAGGTATTTGCTGATGTGTGGTACACATAATGATATGGTAAAGgccccttttccctcctcatTAGAAATCCCCTATCTTGGAAGACCTGTCCCAAATGCAAACCTGAAAGCATGTCCCAAAAGCACCTTATCAGATCTGATCTGTTGGACAAGTCACAATCTGGAACTTAGTTTCAGTGCACGGAAACATCTAGTACCCTCAAATCTGGCATCAGTCTATTCCACAGATCAATGGCATGTTTGAAggcccttttcttttcttttcttttgaacctGCCATGTGCTAGGCTTACTTGATGCCTCCTGTTTTGGTGTTGGACAAGGCAGGGAACAATTCCttgctctccttcctctccacaccattccttttttttatggACCTGTATCATATCCCCCACAGTCACGTGGAGAGCGATCATCTGTTTTGTAAACTCCCAGATGCTCTTCCTGACCTTTGATCATCCAGGATGACTGGGGTTCACTATATCTCTGTGGTAAGATGCCCTAGTACTCACCATTGTTGGAGTCCAGGTAAATGGCCCTTTTGATCTGGCCAGGTGTGGCTCTTTTTATGAGCTATGAATTTTTAGAGCAACATACTGAggctttctgggttttgttggtttatattgttgttgttgttttgcagTAACTCTATTTCATCCTCATTGCACTAACTCTGTTACAGCAATTGGGTATAAACCGACGTTTGACAAGAATCTGCAAGAGGAGAATATGTGTCGCTACACGTGTAGGTCAAAACAATGGTACCCAAAGCCTGAAGTCATTTGGACGAACTACGGAGGAGACACAGTAAATGTGGAGGCCAAGACCAATGTAacctggagtgagagagaccATTTCATGGTGCAAAGCACCATCACAGTGCCTTGTGACAATGTAGATGTGGTGTGTGTAGTCAAACTCATCAAATCCAACATAAGCCGATCAGGTATGTTACATTTTTACACCTGCATCTCCATTATTGCTAGAAGAGCTGAAATTGGACAGGTGTCAGCACCTTCCCTGAAGCCCCAAGCATCCTGCAGAATCTAACCCTTCAGGAGAAATCCTTGCTGTTGGGCGATGGAGGTTTGGGTTGGCCTTGTGGCATCTTCAGGGGAACACCATGAAACAATGACCCAGGAAAGTGCTGAGAGTGATCTTCTCACTGCTCTGCCTCTTTGGGCCAAGTTCAGCCATAGCTTAAGGGGGCTCATACCTTTCCCTTATTTTTAACAGTCTGAACCAGAGTATTGTTCTCTCTTTAGAATCACTTCTGGTTTTTACCTTCTCACCTGAAGCAACAGGCTGTACCACTTACAGGTTGGGAAGAACTTCTTGTATGCAGTcctgtctgttttcatttatttcagcagtttcaCTCTTGCATGTAGAAAGCTCATACAACTCTTTCAGGTCTggaattattaaaaatgaaatgctcaAAAGCCAGATGGTTTTGATTAGAgatgaaacaacaacaaaagtgcAGGTGTTCTGTGAGATGGCTCTCATGGCGTACTTGGTATTTCTGTGTTGTGTCAGATGTGGTGGTGTTAAATTGCTTCTGTTACAGGTTCCCTGAATGAAATTATTGCACCACAGTCAAGCACTTGTACATACAAGGGCACAATAAGAGGTTCCTATGAAAAGCTGGAAGTGATGTGGGTGAATCACCAAGGAGAAGATCTATCTTCTCTGGCCCAGACAAGCATTCTACAGGAGATGGACAATATTTTTGCAATAGAAAGCTCCATTGAGATACCCTGTAGGCAACCACCACCTTCGTTTGTGACCACTGATAGGGAACACAGTCCACAGATTGCTCAACAGTCAGGTATGCAGCAATTAAGACTTATATTGTCTACTTTGGCATTCTCCAAGCAAGCAAAGCTACTCTCTCTTTGCTCGGATACTGCATCATCCTCCACCAATAAGAAGGCTGGGCCTAATGCTGTGAATTATTTCACTTAATTTCCCACAACGCTCAAGAGTTGAATCCATTTGGGAGCATCACAAAATTCACAACTGGCCCGTGCTGATCGAGGAGAAAGGCTAGGACGCAAAGTATAGAATTGCAAGAGTACTACTTTTACTCATGTGCATGAGGTGACCCGGCCAAACTGGGAAACCCGAATGTGGTTTTACACATGGTTCTTATACCTTTCAAGTGTTCAGTTACAACATGATTTGACTGATTACTacttaacacacacacacacacgctacTCTTTGCAAAGAAATGATAATTCCGTGGTGTCATCATCCATCTGCTTCTTTGTTGATCTAGATGTCCCTGGACTTGATCTTGCTCCAGTTACTTATCTATGACACCAGATAATGGAGGGTTTCATAGAGGTGTTagaggggctgggatgctggcatTATCTCAGTAGTCTAGGGGTATCCTTTTATCTTTCATGGACAGCTTCAAGATTCTGAGAAACAAAGGTCCTTATCTCCAGGTGAGGCTGTCCTCCTCCTTGCAATGAACTAGGCTCCTTCAGTCCTGCTTACTTAAGCATGACTATCCAGTGTACAATGGGAACTACATCTACCTAAAGAAAGTTGATACAATTTCATACTATAAAGACTAACAGGTACAATAGTTAGAGAAAGAGGTTTTGCCTAAGAAGAGTCTATTGCTCAATATTTTGAGGAAGCCAATGCATCTGCAGTCACAGCATCTCACTACCAGGACTGGCTGAAATGGGAAGAGCATCTGTTGACCCCAGGGAAGCCAGAAAGGCAGTGGGCTCCTGAGCTAAGTCCACACTAGCCTGTTTCCTAGCATGAACctctattttttaatgctgGCAGAGAAGTTTTTCTGGCAGACCTTCAGACTGTCAGCTGCTGAGATTTGTACCAGTAAGGAAAGACATGGGCATTAGGCTGTTAGAGGGTTATTCTGCCAGAAAGGTGGTGTTGAGCAGCAAGGCTAAGGCTGAAGGATTCCTCTGAAATGTCTTCTCAGTGATTGAAGGTGAACTTGTTTTAAACTATTTTCATGGTATCACTTCGAACAATACAGCTGGCTTCAGAGATAGTGGTCTCTTGAATAAAAATAGAGAACAATTGCAAAGactacaaataataataaacttcccaaggggaaaaaaaaccacaacccatACTTCAAAGTTTCTCTAATCTGTTTTGGAGTGTGTATATGTGGAAAACTCATGGACACAAGGCACTGAATCTAAAATGCAGCTACCAGAGTCTTATTTCAGCTTTCCTTGAGACATTTGTGTTCCTCATCATGTTTCCAGATCAATGATTTTTGGCTGAAAGTATTCTTCCAGCCATGTCCAAATAGTGTGGACTATGTGACCCCATAGCCACTTTGCGTATGTTTGTGCTATACTGCAATAAAAAttgatgtaattttaaaattgtatttatttttcagaaaacaataaCTGGCCCTGGATTATCTACTATCTTCTTCTCATCATTTTACCAGGTAAGCTATTTCCCCACAGCCCACTTGTTCTTGGCAGTGAAGAACCATCCCCAGGGCCTGCTTattactcttcctttttttggggggtatcCAAATAGCTGCCGCAGAGTTACTATTTATGGtgcctttgcctttcagcaTATCTTCAGAGGCAAAATGGTAAGTGTGGATGTTCAGGCAACAGTCCTAAGTAGAGGCACGTGAGGATTAACTCCAAGGAGGGTGAACCATGCCCCCAAGCCAGAGGAGTTTTTCATGCCTGCCTGGGGTGGGTGGTCCCAGAGTGGAGTGGCTTGCAAGGACCTTGTGGGTCTTGCCCTGACTTGATGTCTTCTTCTCCTGTGACCATGGTGACTTGGCAGAGGACCTTCGCGCAAGGAATGGTGAGTCTTTCTTCTTGCCAATGTGCATTCCCCGCTGGGACAGAGGCCTTGGGGCGGGTGAGGAGGGACGCTGCAGCCATGGCAACTGTGATCTTTGGTCTTCAGTCAAGGGGAGAAGTGGTGGCTCAAGAGAGTCAGTCAGTCCATCCCCGGGGAGAGGGACAAGCGTCCCCTGGGAAGGAGGAAACTGGCAGGCTGAATTCCCTGTGTTGAGCCATAAAAAGTGGGCAGGGAGGTTGTGGTGGGGGTACTCTAGCTTGTGGCTTGGCGGGTGCTGGTCGAGGTGAAGGTGCCGTATGCCCTGGCACCTGACATGCCAGTGAGGGCACGTGGCTGTGATGTCAGTGGAGGTGGCAGTCCTCCAGGCTGTGTGTGCCAGGCAGGGGCATTGCCATGAGGTGTGGGGAGTGGGTGGGACCCCGGTGGGTCTCCACCTAGCACAGGGGCTGGATGCAGCTGTGCCCAGAGCCAAGGGAGCCGCTGTCCCCACTGCTGGCgtcagctcctgcctgggcagccctgactgctctcccttctccctacCCGTCATTTGCAGAGGAACTCCAGTCACAACAGAGGGCAGGACGTGACGCAGAGAAGGGTGAGTCCAAGCAGCGCGCTGCAGCCACGGCTCAGTGCCCAGGGGAGCCCTGGCTGGGTGGAGGTGTTTGCGCAGGTCGAGCCTGCCTTGCTGAAGACTTTGTGTGCTGTGCTGAGAAGGGCCGCGGTGGGAGTGGTGCAGCatgggcagccaggcagggagtATGGGCTGGGTGTGGCTCCAAAGAGTCCCAGGAGCCCAGTAGGCCTGTTCCCTGAGACAGGGATGTGCTGTGCCCCTGTCCTCCCTGGTTTCTGGTTGAGGACTCCTGGGGCAAGACTTCCTTGCACATCCCAAAGGCAATGGTGCTACAGGACACGAGGGCTTCGCTGCTCCTGTCACTGCCATGGTCCCCGGTGGGTGATTTTGCCCCGTCTTCCTTGGAGTTCTGGTGCTAAGCAAGGTGTTTGTTCTTCCGTctgttttcttacagaaatgcagaaggagATTGGTGAGTGTTGCTGTCTCCCTGGGGGCCGTGTGTGCAAGCAGATTGTGGTGTGCGGTGGCAGGCTGGGACAGCTATGGGCAAGTCCTCCTGAGCCCATGAGATAGCCAGGAGAGCCCGCAGTGTGAGAGGTGTGCGGAATGCTGAGAGACAGCTGGCTTGGAGGCAATCTGTGCCCGCTTGGTCTCTGCTTTCTTGCAGCTGCTGTCCCCGGGGAAAGGGCCTCTAGTGGCAGCCATGGCCCTTGCCACAAGTGAGGTTTGGGGTTGCCATGGCGGGTTTCTGGTGATGTCCAGGCTGGTGGAGGCtttggtgcaggcaggaggtgtTGAGGGAAGGCCGTGGTGTGGCCAGTGGGGTGGAGAGCCTAGGTCCGTGAGCAACCCTGGCTTGTGGTCGGGAAGTGGGTGTTTGTGGCTGGTGACAAGAATGCCAAGGTGGAGGCCCGTGAGGGTAACTCCAGGGAGCCTGAACCATCCCCCAAGCCAGAGGAGTTTTTCATGCCTGCCTGGGGTGGGTGGTCCCAGAGTGGAGTGGCTTGCAAGGACCTTGTGGGTCTTGCCCTGACTTGATATCTTCTTCTCCTGTGACCATGGTGACTTGGCAGAGGAACTTCGCACAAGGAACGGTGAGTCTTTGTGCTTGCCCACATGCCTTCCCTGCTGGGACAGAGGCCTTGGGGCGGGTGAGGAGGGACGCTGCAGCAATGGCAACTGTTTCCCAAGGGCCACGTTGAGCGAGCCTGTCAGTGCCCAAGGCTCCAGATGGCAGCTGGTGCTCCCTGGCTTGGGCTTTGCAAAGGCCGTGCTCCATGGCCACTTGTGggcttgctttttgttcttcctttgcgTGGAGGGGTCTCCCACTAGCTGCTGTGCAGTTCCTATTGATGGTGtctttgcctttcagcacaCCTGCAGAGGCAGATTGGTAAGTGTGGATGTTCAGGGTTTCGAGTCGTTGCCTGCTGATTGATGGTGGTGAGCTCCGGAGTGGAGACTTGCTAGTGCCATGCTTGTCCTGTTCCTGGGTCCTTGTCTGTTCTGGTGGCCCAGCATGCATTTGTCAGGGCTGATGGGATGTACTTATGACCGTGGGGTGCTGTTGCTGACTGGTGTCCATTGTGAAGGCTCTGTGTTCTTTGCTATTCAGTCAAGGGGAGACGTTGTGGCCcgagagagagagaatctgTCCGTGGGGAAAGGGAATAGCATCCCCTGGGAAGTTGGAAACTGCCAGGTGTAATTCCCTTGTGTGCCGCAAGGTGGGGCAGCAAGGAGTGCCGAGAAGGGTGACTGCGTGCAGTGTTCTGCCATGGCAGGTCTGCattctgcagagctctggaagGGGACCAGTGCTGATGGAGGGTGAGTGATGAGTGTGTGTTGCCAAATGAGACCCAGGCTTTTGCGCGGTCTTCCTTGGAGTTCTGGTGCTAAGCAAGGTGTTTGTTCTTCCGCctcttttcttacagaaaaccAGAAGGAGATTGGTGAGTGGTGCTGTCTCCCTGGGGGCCGTGTGTGCAAGCAGATTGTGGGGTGTGGTGGCAGGCTGGGACAGCGGTGGGCAAGTCAGCCGTGAGCCCATGAGATAGCCAGGAGAGCCCGCAGTGTGAGCATGAGAGCTGTGCGGAATGCTGAGAGACAGCTGGCTTGGAGGCAATCTGTGCCCACTTGGCCTCTGCTTTCTTGCAGCAGCTGTCCCCGGGGAAAGGGCCTCTAGTGGCAGCCATGGCCCTTGCCACAAGTGAGGTTTGGGGTT
It contains:
- the LOC142596359 gene encoding butyrophilin-like protein 2; its protein translation is MRTGLAAGILDSWPAIQISLKSDVPVPKNRDCEVPITISIEPSFVLVGEQVTLSCQLTDSVPSNTSVLWYKMEKGRDAPLCFSSSLGGVVEQCQDEEQQRIVGHWQRRSLLLVIRHVQSADEGTYVCAVNSSVVTQEAAAHLDVTAIGYKPTFDKNLQEENMCRYTCRSKQWYPKPEVIWTNYGGDTVNVEAKTNVTWSERDHFMVQSTITVPCDNVDVVCVVKLIKSNISRSGSLNEIIAPQSSTCTYKGTIRGSYEKLEVMWVNHQGEDLSSLAQTSILQEMDNIFAIESSIEIPCRQPPPSFVTTDREHSPQIAQQSENNNWPWIIYYLLLIILPAYLQRQNGKCGCSGNSPK